From the Cyanobium sp. M30B3 genome, the window AAAAAGCGACCTCGCATCGGCAAGATCCGCAAGGCCATTCAGCAGCAGCTGCGGCATCTGGAGCGGAATCTTGGCAGCATTGATGCCCTGATCGCTTGTGGTGGCTCGCTTCTTGCGGCAGGTCGGCATTGGTACCACAAGCTGCTGGTGGTCAGTGAACTGGTGCGTCAGCAGAAGATTCTGTATCACTCAGACAGCAGAAGCATCCCCGATCGGATTGTGAGCCTCTACCAAGCTCACATCAGGCCCATCGTGCGTGGCAAGGCCAGGAGCAACGTTGAGTTTGGCGCTAAGATCTCTATCTCAGTCACTGGTGACGGCTTTACCTTCCTCGATCGGCTGAGTTATGATGCTTACAACGAAGGAGAAGATCTGAAAGCTCAGGCAAGAGCCTTCAGGCGTCGCCATGGTCACTATCCCAAAGTAATCTGTGCTGATCAGATTTATCGAACGCGATCCAACCGAGCTTTCTGCCAGCGTCATGGAATTCGCCTGAGTGGTCCGCGCCTCGGTCGCCCCCAGAGCGATCCACAGTTGCTGGCCGAGGAGAAGAAACAGTTTGTTGATGACCAACGACGACGCAATGCTGTTGAGGGCAAGATCGGCCAAGGGAAGCGGCGGTATGGATTGGATCTGATCCGCGAGAAGCTCGCGACGACCCAAGGTTCTGCCATTGCGTTGAATGTGCTCGTCATGAACCTCGAGAAGCTCCTGGAGCTTCTTTTTGTCCTTTTAGCCTTTTGGCTACAGCTTCTTCTGGGGCATAGAGTAGCTTGCGGCTCCCATGTGGCGGTGATGAATGATCAGCCCGCTGCTGCCTGAGCATCACCAGCAAGGTCGAGAGCATGCCCTGGTGTTCTCAGTTGAGGCATCGCTCAACTTTCTCAGCAGGCCCTGACTAGATCCCAATGACTGCAGTGGATCTAGCCGAGAGAATGGGGCATGCAGAAGCACAAGACCTTTCGCCCCTGGCAGCCTGAGCAGACCCTCCTGGTGCCTCCATCACCCAGGGATTGGCTCTCAGAAGACCATCAGGTGTATTTCCTGTTGGATCTGGTGGATGAGCTGGATCTCTCACAGGTCCTGATACCAGCTCAGGCCAAGGATCCCCGCAGGGAGAAGGGCTTTGACCCGCGGATGTTGACGCTGCTATTGCTCTATGCGTACCGCGTGGGCATCATCTCCTACCGCAGGATCGAGCGCGCCTGCTACGAGGACCTGGCCTTCCGGGCGCTGACCGGCAACCAACAGCCTGATCAGTGAGTTCCGGCGCCGCAACCTCGACGGCCTCAAAGGCCTGCTCATTCAGATCCTGCGGCTCTGTCAGAAGGCCGGGATGATGAGCCTGGGCCATGTGGCGCATGATGGCACCAGGGTACAGGCCAATGCCTCCAAACACAAGGCCATGAGGCATGAGCGGATGCTCAGGGCGAAAAAGGAGCTGGACAAAGAGATCAACGCATTGATGCGCAAGGCAGAAATCCTCGATGCACAGGAGGGTCGTCACTACGGCAAGGGAAAACGTGGCAGTGATCACCGCTGAGTGCCCGGTGTCAACTACGTAGGCGGCTCGCGTCAATTACGTTGGCGGGTTCCCCTGCTCCCTCCCCCTGCCATGGCAGGGGGAGGCGACTGCGAAAACCGGTGCACCGCCGGGGACACCACAAAACCTGGCCCAGCCTTCTCCGGGTTCCTCCCGTGCTGCTGCGGGACTCTTGATAGGCACCAGGCGACAGCCAAGTTGGCCGGTTGTGCGCCGACACCTCCGCTCGAATCTCTCGCGGAGCGCATGAGCCGGCGGACCCGACGGTCCGCCGGCAGCGCGGAGCCCTGCAGTGGGCGGTTCCGCCTGTGGCCTGCCGGTGGTTGGCGGGTTGTTGACGCCTGGTCCGGACGACCAATCAGCGGTTGGCAGCGCCGCCTACACGCCGTGCCCGCCGGCGGCGGTAGCTCTCGCCGTTGATCTGGATCAGGGTGCTGTGGTCCACCAGCCGGTCCACCGCCGCGACGGTCATGGCGCTGGTGGAGAACACGTTCTCCCACTCGCTGAACGGCTGGTTGCTGGTCACCAGCAGGGAGCGGCGCTCGTAGCGGTGCATCACCAGCTCGAACAGCACCGAGGTCTCGGCCTCGTCCTTGCGGACATAACCGATGTCGTCAATGACGAGCAGGGCATAGCGATCGAGCTTGTTGAGCGCCTTGGCCAGGGCGTAGTCAGCCTTGGCCCGCTGCAGCTCCTGCACCAGCGTCGTGGCCGTGAAAAACCGTGCGGAGCGATCCAGGGCGATCAGGCTGCGGCAGATGCCCGCTGCCAGGTGGGTTTTACCCACGCCACTGGGGCCAAACAGCAGCAGGTTTTCAGAGCGGTCCACCCAGCCGGTGTCGTGGGCCAGTTGCTCAATCTGGTGTCGGTCCAGATCGGGGATGGCGCCCCAGTCGAACTCGGCCAGGGTTTTGGGGACCGGCAGCTGCGCCTCATGCAACAGCCGCCGCAGCCGCGCCTGATGCCGCTGCTGGTGTTCCTGTTCCGCCAGGACATAGAGGTAGCTGGCCGGCGTCCAGCCATCGGCTTGTGCCTGCTGCTCCGCCGCCTGCCACTGGCTGCGGAACTGGGCCAGTTTCAGTTGCTTGAGGAGAGATGGCAGGGCCGTTTCCAGCGCTGCTCGGCTGGGGGGCTCCACCCAGGAGTTCGTCATAGCTGCTGAGGGTGTGTTCGGGAATGTCGAGTTGGGGGATGGCCGTCAGCCCCCGTGGGGGCCGCAGGCCGTAGTGATCCCGCAGTGCGGTGAGGTTCAGCTCACCGCGGCGCAGCTCACGCCGCAGATACCGCTCCACAACGTCAAGGTCGTTTTCCCTGCCAGCGACATGCAGGGCATCGACCATGACCTTGGCGGCCTCATCCGGCGGCAAGGCCGCCAGCAGCTGGCGCCACAACTGCCGCCACGGTTCGCCAGGAAGCAGATCGTTCTGCAGTTGGGCGCGCAGCAGGGCCCGCGGTTTGCGGCGCAGGCTCTCGATCACGTGGCGAAAATCGATGCGCCGCAGCGCCTTCTGCCCTTTGCGGGCATGCAGCCGCGGCAGCGTCTCCACAAACTGGGTGCGCAGGAACAGATCCAGCCGGTCGTGGCGCAGGTGCACCGTCAGCTGCTGGCCGATCAGCCGTGAGGGGACGCTGTAGGTGACCGAACGCACCTCGATCGTGCTGGTGCTGCGCACCCGCGCCAGCACAGGGTCATAGTCGGTAAAGCGCTCCACCGGCAGGGGCCGCAGGTGCAGCCTCTCGATCACCAGCTTCTGCTGCACGCTCTCTCGGTTGTTCAGCTCCCCGTTGACCTGGGCCACCAGCTGGCGGTACTCAGCTTCTGTGTCGAAATCCCTGCTGCCGCGCTGGATCAGCTGCTGCTCCAGACGGTGCTTCCAGTGCCGGTGCGGGCCCTCGATTGCGCCGTTCTCGTGGGCGACGCCACGGTTGTTGCGGGTGGCGATCACGCCAAGATGGGCACACAGCTCGCGGTATCGGCTGGTGTAGTCGCCGGCGTAGCTGCCGTCGCGATTGCGGAAACAGGCACTGAGGCTGTCGGTGCGGTGCTCCGCCGGCACACCGCCGCAGAGAGCCAGGGCGTTCTGCAGCGCTACTCCTGCGGAGAAGGCTTCGCCTACGGCCAGAGCGACAAAGCTTTCGCCGCCGTGGATCACCTCCACATGGCACCAGCCGGAATAGGGCAGGCGGAAGTGAAAGAGCCGGTGCTCCAGCACCTTCCCCGCAATCGTGATCGGCCCGCCCTTGAGCAGCGTGAAATCGGAGATCCCCAGCACACCGGCCCGGTGCTCCTGCAGGAACATCACCTCTTGTGCCGGTCCATGCAGGGCCCGCCACTGCTCCACACGCCGCTGCAGGGTGCGTTTACGCCGGTACCACTCCTGATCCGGAAAGGTCCGCTCCAGGTGCAGCAGCAGCGTCTGGGGTTCCAGCTGCGGTGCCTTCTCCAGCATTGGCACCAGAACGCTCTGCCACACATCCGCCAGGGGATCGGCACGGGTGCGCCAGTGCCTGCCCACCCGCTGCTGTTGGCCCTCGGGCTGCAGCTCACCCCGATCGATCCGCTGGGCACTGCGCACCGAGATCCCCACCGCATCAGCGGCAACCTGCTGGCTCAGCCCCTCGGCCCGCTTGGCCATGTACCGCTCCTTGATCCGCAACGAAAGTGGGGCGGGCATCGCGTGACTCCAAATCGGTCTCGGAGCCCTGTTGTCGCGTCCTGAGACCCGCCTATGTAGTTGCGCGGTCCCGCCTATCTAATCGTCGCCGAACAGCTGAGATCCAGGCGGTGTACCAGGAGCCCCGGGGCTTCTACGGCTCTCCTCGGATCCACCAGGAACTGCGCGCTGCCGGGCAATCCGGTGGGCCGACACAGTGCCGCCCGGCTCCCTGCGCCGTACCGATCTCAGGGCTAGGACGGTGACTGTCAGGAAAGATGACGCCCCAGCCGCAACTCAGGGGGGACAACAATCCTAGCTGCTTCACTCCCGTTTTCCGATGGCGGCGGATTGATCCAGACCACCTATGGTTGACGCCAGCAACGGGTGCTGCGACTCCAGCGGCGCGGATGTCGTTGTCGGGCCTGCTCGTAGACCCGGGCACGATGGCGGCAGATCGCATGGGCCTCTCCGCTGTGGCGTTGGGATGGCGTCACAAATCGGATGCCGCTGTGGCGGTGTTGCTCGTTGTACCAGCTCACGAACGCCGCCACCCAGGCGCAGGCTTCCTCCACGCTGGTGAATGGCCTGCGGGGATAGTCCGGCCGGTATTTCACGGTGCGGAACAGCGACTCCGAGTAGGGATTGTCGTTGCTCACCCTCGGTCTGGAGAAGGATCTGAGCACACCCAGCTCCTCCAGGCGGCTTTCGAGCGTTGCGGCTCGCAACTCTTCGAGAAGCCTGCGGCTAGGCGTTGCCGTTGTCGGCATGGTGGATCAATGGTTGTGGTCGGCCCTTGCTGATCCGCTCCCGCAGGCAGGCGCGGCTGATGAGATCCGCGGCGATCTGGGCGTCCTCCCGCTCGGCCACATCCCAGGCCACCACCTCCGGCTCCAGACGTCGATCACCAGATAGAGGTACAGCCAGACGCCACGGACGCTGGTGGGCAGATAGGTGATGTCCCAGCTCCAGAGCTGATTCGGCCCTCTGGCCTCCAGCCGCGGCACCGGGCGAGGCTCCCGGGGCGGCCGGGCACGGCCACGGCGATGGGCCTGGCCATGGTCATGGAGCACCCGGTAGAAGCTGCGCTCGGAACCGATGTAGACCCCTCGATCGGCAAGGATCGGCACGATCTGCCCCGGCGGCAAGGCCGCGAACTCGGGCTCGTTGCAGGTGAGCAGGATCCGCTGACGCTCCACATGCGTGAGGCGGAGAGAAACTAGGCGGTGGCTACCTTTACGGCCATCCAGGCCGTCCCCATCACCCGCAAACTGGCGACGCCAGCGCTGCAGGGTGGTGAGCCCCACGCCCAACAAATCTGCCACTTTCTGAGCCCGAGCACCAGCCGCTACGGCGGCATCAAGGATCTCCAGGGCCTTGCGGCGATCCTCAGGCGCGGTCAATCCACCTCGTCCTCGCCCCAGTAGGCCTGGATCTTTTTTGAGGCGATCAGCAACGCCGCCGCCTCCGCCAGTGCCTTGTCCTTGCGGCGCAGTTCCTGCTGCAGCCGTTTGATCTCCCGCTGATCCTCCTGGTGCCGCCTCTGGAGGTCTTTCTGGTCGGCCATCGTCAGCAGCGGCTGGGCATTGGCATCCTGGGCGGCCTGCCGCCAACGGGCCACCTGCTCGGGGAACAGGCCCCGCTCGCGGCAGTACCCACCCAGTTCCGTCGCGTTTAGACCGGCCGTCTCCAGCACCACGGTGAACTTGTCGGCCGGCCCCCAGCCCTCGGGATCCTTCTGGCTGGCCGGCACCACCTCCCCCTGCAGCCGCCAGGCCTTGCGCCATTTGTAGAGGGTGATCACATGGATACCCAGCTGCTGGGAGATCTCGAACACGCTCTGACGATGGGGAGGCACCATCCGGCGACGGACATCAGCCTTGACGGCCTCGCTGCGGCGCATATCAGGAAAGAAGTCCGCTCGGGGTGCTGCGCTCAGCACCTCATGAATCCTACTCCGAGTTGTAGGTCATGGACTACGGCTACTGGCAATGGCAGTCCTCGAGTGCACCACTTGATGCAGAAGATTGAGCGGCCGGCCCCCGGGCGGGGCTGAGGCGGGTCCGCCTCTTGCGGGCGGACCCGCCTCAGCCCCTGGGGCCTGGGTTGTTGATGTTCAAGCGGCCACGGTTTCTTGCGGGCGAGGATGATTCACCTACACGATCTGTGGTTGTGACCAATCGCGTGGGGCTCTGGCCCAGCGGCGTGGATGACGTTGGCGAGCCTGCTCATAGGTCTGCTGACGGATCGAGCAGATCGCATCAGCCTCATCGTAGTGACGCTGGTTCGGCGTCACGTACTTGATGCCGCTGTGGCGGTGCTCAGCGTTGTACCACTCCACAAAGCCATCCACCCAGGCTCGTACTGCGAGAAGATCCCGGAAGCGCCTGTGTGGGTAGCTCTGGTGGTATTTCAGCGTGCGGAATAACGACTCGGCATAGGCATTGTCATTGCTCACGCGCGGGCGCGAGAATGACATCTCGATCCCCAGTTCAGCCAGCTTGGCGGCCAAGGTGTAGGAGCGCATCGGTGCTCCGTTGTCGGCGTGCAGGATCGTGGACGACCGCGAGTTGATCCCTTCATCACGGCAGACGCGATCAAAGAAATGCTTGGCCAGCTCGCCGCACTCCCGTTCATGCACCTCGACGCCAAGGATGCGCCGGCTCCACACATCCATCACCATATAAAGGTAGTAGAACTGACCCTTCACAGGCCCGGGCAATAGGGTGATATCCCAGGCCAGCACTTGATGGATGCCCGTCGCCTCCAGCACGGGTGGCTCTCTTGGCTCCCGCGGCGGGCGGCTCCTGCCGCGATGATTCAGCAGGCCCTCTTGGCGCATAATGCGGTAGATTGTGGACTCTGAACCCACATAGATTCCCTCCTCGGCAAGGATCGCCACGATCTGATTGGGTGTGAGATCGGCAAAACGTGGATCGTTGACAGTCGAGAGCACCTGTTGGCGCTCTTCCTCGCTGAAACGATGCATCACATGCCTGGGTGATCCCTTGCGTTGATCGCGACTGAATCCCTGGGCTCGAATCATCAAGCCCCACCGCCGCAGCGTTCGTGTCGCCAGGCCAAATAGATCAGCAATAGCCTTGGCCGAAACGCCACGACTGATGCCTTCCTCCAGCAGTGCGACGATCGCACCCCGATCCTCAGAGGGGATCAAGGCTCCTCGTCCGGCTGAATGATCTGGGTGAACTTTTTTGAGAGCAACCGCTTCGCGGAAGCGTGCCGCTACAACAGCGTTGCTGCCTCCGTAAGCGCCTTTTCTTTCTTCTGCAGTTCTCGCTCCAGTTTGCGATTCTGCCGGATCAGTTCCTGATTCTTGCGCTGCAGTTCCCGTTGATCAGCCATGCTCGGAGCGCTGGGGCCATTGGCATCCTCAGCGGCCTGGCGCCAACGGGCAACCTGCTTGGGGTACAAACCCCGTTCCCTGCAGAACGACCCGAGCTCGGTTCCGCTCAGTCCTGCGGCCTGGATCACGGCCGCAAGCTTGTCGGCAGCGCTCCACTGCTCGGGTGGCTTGGGACTCGCAGGCACCAGCTGTCCCTGCTTCTGCCACTGGCTGCGCCAGTTGTAGATGGTCTGCGCTGTGATCCCGGTGTCGCGGGCGATCTGGGCCACGCTCTCGCGGTTCGGAGGGCTCATCCGGATGCGGACGGCGTCCCGCAGAGCGGCGTCATAAGGCGGTTGCATGGTCGTCGGTTGGGCCCCCAGGTGGACGGGTCAGACCGAGCGGACTTCTTTGCTGACACTGGGGGCTGTAACGATTCATTGATCAATTCCATCAAGCCCCCTGGTGGTCAAACTGGTCGAGTTGGTGAGGCGTCATCTTTCCTGGCAGAGGGGGGGACGCGCACGCTCTTCCGGCACTGCTCCAGGGCCAGCAGAGGAGCCAGTGGCGTAGTGGGGGCTGGTTTGAGCAGGACTTCCGGCCGACAGCCCCGAACCGCTGCTGGGCAGGCGACATCACTGATATCCGCACCACGGCCGGCTGGCGGTATCTAGCCGTCTGGATCGATCTGTTCAGCCGCCGTGTGGTCGGCTGGTCGCTGGCTCAGCGGATGGATCCTGTCCTGGTGATCGAGTCCCTCAACCAGGCCCTCGGCGACGCCCTTGCGGCAGTACCGAGAAGAAGTCAGTGTTAATTGACAGACTTCGAGAATGCTATGATAACTTCGTTGTGCTACGCTCCTCAACCTAATACCTGCAACGAGGTTGGCGCCTGCTTATTGTGATATAGACTTAGTGAACCAA encodes:
- the istB gene encoding IS21-like element helper ATPase IstB → MTNSWVEPPSRAALETALPSLLKQLKLAQFRSQWQAAEQQAQADGWTPASYLYVLAEQEHQQRHQARLRRLLHEAQLPVPKTLAEFDWGAIPDLDRHQIEQLAHDTGWVDRSENLLLFGPSGVGKTHLAAGICRSLIALDRSARFFTATTLVQELQRAKADYALAKALNKLDRYALLVIDDIGYVRKDEAETSVLFELVMHRYERRSLLVTSNQPFSEWENVFSTSAMTVAAVDRLVDHSTLIQINGESYRRRRARRVGGAANR
- a CDS encoding transposase is translated as MYFLLDLVDELDLSQVLIPAQAKDPRREKGFDPRMLTLLLLYAYRVGIISYRRIERACYEDLAFRALTGNQQPDQ
- a CDS encoding DDE-type integrase/transposase/recombinase; the encoded protein is MFPGRGGDAHALPALLQGQQRSQWRSGGWFEQDFRPTAPNRCWAGDITDIRTTAGWRYLAVWIDLFSRRVVGWSLAQRMDPVLVIESLNQALGDALAAVPRRSQC